Proteins co-encoded in one Gopherus evgoodei ecotype Sinaloan lineage chromosome 4, rGopEvg1_v1.p, whole genome shotgun sequence genomic window:
- the LOC115650674 gene encoding zinc finger protein 250-like, whose translation MQENYENVTSLGFPVSKPYVISQLEGGEEPWVLDLSGSEESEILRSPCTADDGVVRESEEQNPHQEDAELAEAHGELLQRSKGNVSRCHELGKADESYLRPEREQGNHSEEKVDEPINCQGTHKDLKETTAQEKILTEMREYTCSECGKNFNCHSALIRHEIIHMKERPYECSECGKSFNRMSALIRHQRIHTGESPYECCECRKSFTQWGGGSSRGRQVTGSCGEIVK comes from the exons atgcaggagaactatgagaacgTGACCTCACTGG ggtttccagtttccaaaccctatgtgatctcccagctggaaggaggggaagagccatgggtcctGGATCTCTCTGGTTCAGAGGAAAGTGAGATCCTGAGAAgtccctgcacag CAGATGATGGGGTGGTGAGGGAGAGTGAGGAGCAGAATCCTCaccaggaagatgctgagctAGCCGAAGCGCATGGGGAATTACTGCAAAGATCCAAAGGGAATGTGTCCAGGTGCCACGAGCTGGGAAAAGCTGATGAAAGTTACCTCAgaccagagagagagcagggaaaccacTCAGAGGAGAAAGTGGATGAACCCATTAATTGTCAGGGAACTCACAAGGACCTCAAGGAAACTACAGCCCAGGAGAAAATCCTCACGGAAATGAGAGAGTAtacatgcagtgagtgtgggaaaaacttcaattGCCACTCAGCCCTTATTCGACATGAAATAATCCACATGaaagagagaccctatgaatgcagtgagtgtgggaaaagcttcaatcgtaTGTCAGCCCTTATTAGACATCAGCGAATACATACAGGAGAGAGcccctatgaatgctgtgagtgcaggaaaagcttcactcagtggggaggaggcagcagcaggggcaggcaggtgaCTGGCAGTTGTGGGGAGATTGTTAAATGA